A genomic window from Paenibacillus sp. FSL K6-0276 includes:
- a CDS encoding DUF951 domain-containing protein, producing MERKVFQLGDIVQMKKQHPCGSNEMEIIRMGMDIRIKCTGCQHSVLIPRAKFEKNMKKVLRSVEGNTDNN from the coding sequence GTGGAACGTAAAGTTTTTCAGCTTGGGGATATTGTGCAGATGAAGAAGCAACATCCTTGCGGATCTAATGAGATGGAGATTATTCGTATGGGAATGGATATTCGAATTAAGTGTACAGGCTGTCAGCATAGTGTTCTGATTCCCCGTGCCAAATTCGAGAAGAATATGAAGAAGGTACTGCGTTCTGTAGAGGGAAATACAGACAATAATTAA
- a CDS encoding mechanosensitive ion channel family protein: MNMWILEVTTAADAVKGALRFKDTVWNWVTDTAMWADVLFSGLRILLIFLLTRIVIKVVYNVIDRSLERKTGGRLMSNTRRFTTVGELMKNVVTFICNFVMIMLILSEFNFDLAPLLAGAGVLGLAVGFGAQSLVKDVITGFFIILEDQFAVGDVIQTGTYKGTVELIGLRTTRLLSTTGEVFIIPNGLITNVTNYSLSNALAVVDVPVKMERSLEATLGLIGEALKGIEERNSNVLAYPNVLGIQSMSTSEYVIRIAASCSPNARDAAERQIQNDIKQALEKQSMLEQAQAEEEVRKKAEAEAKAELDLEKIENALEVTESPNTGSRRQIAATQEGEEGEE, from the coding sequence ATGAACATGTGGATATTGGAGGTTACTACAGCCGCTGATGCAGTTAAGGGCGCCCTACGATTCAAAGATACAGTGTGGAATTGGGTTACTGATACAGCGATGTGGGCTGACGTACTATTCTCGGGTCTGCGGATTCTTCTTATTTTTCTCTTAACCCGGATTGTTATTAAGGTCGTCTACAATGTAATTGATCGTTCGCTTGAACGCAAAACTGGTGGTAGATTAATGTCTAATACAAGAAGGTTTACCACAGTAGGTGAATTGATGAAGAATGTAGTGACTTTTATCTGCAATTTTGTAATGATCATGCTCATCTTATCTGAGTTTAATTTCGATTTGGCACCTTTGTTAGCGGGTGCAGGCGTACTAGGACTTGCGGTAGGTTTTGGGGCTCAGAGTTTGGTGAAGGATGTTATTACAGGGTTCTTTATTATTTTGGAGGACCAATTTGCGGTTGGTGATGTGATTCAGACGGGTACTTATAAAGGAACTGTAGAATTAATCGGATTGCGAACAACCAGATTGCTAAGTACTACTGGTGAGGTATTTATTATCCCTAATGGCTTAATTACGAACGTGACCAACTATTCTCTTTCCAACGCTTTGGCTGTAGTTGATGTTCCGGTGAAAATGGAGCGAAGCCTAGAGGCTACACTTGGATTAATTGGAGAGGCGCTAAAAGGGATAGAAGAGCGTAACTCCAATGTGCTTGCTTACCCCAATGTGCTCGGCATACAGTCCATGAGTACTTCGGAATATGTGATTCGTATAGCGGCCAGCTGTTCACCTAATGCAAGAGATGCAGCGGAAAGACAAATTCAAAATGACATTAAACAGGCATTAGAGAAACAGAGCATGCTGGAACAGGCCCAAGCTGAAGAGGAAGTGCGTAAGAAGGCAGAAGCAGAGGCAAAGGCTGAATTGGATCTTGAAAAGATAGAAAATGCACTAGAAGTGACTGAGTCGCCAAACACTGGATCAAGACGGCAGATCGCAGCTACACAAGAAGGAGAAGAGGGGGAAGAATAG
- a CDS encoding DUF3343 domain-containing protein, producing MQEEMLIAFDSTQQALRAEMLLEYAGIEIDIFPTPKEITAGCAISIQFYQSALGEVQKIVTEQNIEIRGIYGKNNENYILIEG from the coding sequence ATGCAGGAAGAGATGTTAATCGCGTTTGACTCTACCCAGCAGGCGCTTCGTGCTGAAATGCTGCTTGAGTATGCGGGAATTGAAATTGATATATTTCCAACTCCGAAAGAGATTACGGCAGGTTGCGCGATATCGATTCAGTTTTATCAAAGTGCGCTGGGAGAGGTACAGAAGATTGTAACTGAGCAGAATATCGAAATACGTGGCATTTACGGAAAAAACAACGAGAATTACATACTGATAGAGGGATAG